Proteins found in one Strix uralensis isolate ZFMK-TIS-50842 chromosome 21, bStrUra1, whole genome shotgun sequence genomic segment:
- the VAV2 gene encoding guanine nucleotide exchange factor VAV2 isoform X2 yields MFLCLKNIRTFLKVCHDKFGLRNSDLFDPFDLFDVRDFGKVISAVSRLSFHSIAQTKGIRPFPSEETTENDDDVYRSLEELADEHDLGEDIYDCVPCEDEGDDIYEDIIRVEVQQPMKMGMTEDDKRNCCLLEIQETEAKYYKTLEDIEKNYMNPLRLVLTPQDMEAIFINLEDLIKVHFNFLRAIDVSMMSGGSSLAKVFLEFKERLLIYGKYCSHMEYAQNTLNHLLANREDVRQKVEECTLKVQDGKFKLQDLLVVPMQRVLKYHLLLKELLSHSSDRPEKQQLKEALEAMQDLAMYINEVKRDKETLKKISEFQSSIENLQVKLEEFGRPKIDGELKVRSIVNHTKQDRYLFLFDKVVIVCKRKGYNYELKEIIELLFHKMTDDPMNNKDIKKWSYGFYLIHLQGKQGFQFFCKTEEMKRKWMEQFEMAMSNIKPEKANANHHSFQMYTFEKTTNCKACRMFLRGTFYQGYLCPKCGAGAHKECLEIIPPCKIGSSADQDSLSAGPGPKMVAVQNYHGNPAPPGKPVLTFQIGDVIELLRGDPDSPWWEGRLLQTKKSGYFPSSSVKPCPVDARPPNSRPPSREIDYAVYPWFAGNMERQQTDNLLKSHVSGTYLIRERPAEAERFAISIKFNEEVKHIKVVEKDNWIHITEAKKFESLLELVEYYQSHSLKESFKQLDTTLKYPYKSRERSTSRTFTRSPVFTPRVIGTAVARYNFAARDMRELSLREGDVVKIYSRIGGDQGWWKGETNGRVGWFPSTYVEEEGVQ; encoded by the exons gcCCTTCCCGTCGGAGGAGACCACGGAAAATGATGACGACGTATATCGGAGCTTGGAGGAGCTGGCGGA CGAACATGATCTGGGGGAGGATATTTATGACTGCGTCCCCTGTGAAGATGAAGGCGATGATATCTATGAAGATATCATCAGAGTGGAAGTTCAGCAGCCCATG aAAATGGGAATGACAGAAGATGACAAAAGAAATTGCTGTTTGCTAGAAATCCAAGAAACTGAGGCCAAATACTACAAAACACTTGAAGATATAGAAAAG AACTATATGAACCCACTGAGGCTGGTACTGACTCCCCAAGACATGGAAGCTATTTTTATCAATTTGGAG GACCTAATTAAAGTGCACTTCAATTTCCTGAGAGCCATCGACGTCTCTATGATGTCTGGAGGAAGCAGCCTGGCAAAAGTGTTTCTGGAATTCAAAGAGAG GCTGCTGATTTACGGCAAATACTGCAGCCACATGGAGTATGCCCAGAACACCCTCAACCACCTCCTCGCCAACAGGGAGGACGTCAGGCAGAAGGTGGAG GAATGCACACTAAAGGTTCAGGACGGGAAATTTAAATTGCAAGATCTGCTGGTGGTTCCAATGCAAAGAGTTTTGAAATATCATCTCCTGTTAAAA gAGCTGCTCAGCCATTCATCAGACCGACCAGAGAAGCAACAGCTGAAGGAGGCTCTGGAGGCGATGCAG GACTTGGCCATGTACATAAATGAAGTAAAGAGGGATAAagagactttaaagaaaataagtgaatTTCAGAGCTCTATAGAAAATCTG caAGTGAAGCTGGAGGAGTTCGGGAGGCCGAAGATCGATGGCGAGCTGAAGGTCCGCTCCATAGTCAATCACACCAAGCAGGACAG gtatttatttttatttgataaagTGGTGATTGTCTGCAAAAGGAAAGGATACAATTATGAGCTGAAAGAAATTATTGAGCTGCTCTTCCACAAGATGACTGATGACCCTATGAATAACAAGGACATTAAGAAG TGGTCATACGGCTTCTACCTAATTCACCTTCAGGGGAAGCAGGGTTTCCAGTTCTTCTGCAAGACGGAGGAAATGAAGAGGAAGTGGATGGAGCAGTTTGAAATGGCAAT GTCCAACATAAAGCCAGAGAAAGCCAATGCAAATCACCATAGCTTTCAGATGTACACATTTGAAAAGACTACCAACTGCAAAGCCTGCAGGATGTTCCTAAG aggAACATTCTACCAGGGCTATCTTTGCCCCAAATGTGGAGCAGGTGCTCATAAGGAGTGCTTGGAGATCATTCCTCCCTGCAAGATTG GTTCTTCAGCAGACCAG GATTCACTGAGTGCTGGACCTG GTCCTAAAATGGTGGCGGTTCAGAATTACCATGGAAATCCAGCCCCCCCTGGGAAGCCAGTGCTGACGTTTCAAATTGGGGATGTGATTGAGCTGCTGAGGGGGGACCCCGACTCGCCGTGGTGGGAG GGGCGGCTGCTGCAGACAAAGAAGTCGGGTTATTTTCCCAGCTCGTCAGTGAAGCCCTGCCCCGTTGATGCGAGG CCTCCCAACAGCCGGCCGCCCTCGCGGGAGATAGACTACGCGGTGTACCCGTG GTTCGCAGGGAACATGGAGCGGCAGCAGACGGACAACCTGCTCAAGTCTCATGTCAGCGGCACCTACCTGATCCGGGAGCGGCCGGCTGAGGCCGAGCGCTTTGCCATCAGTATTAA GTTCAACGAGGAGGTGAAGCACATCAAGGTGGTGGAGAAGGACAACTGGATCCACATCACGGAAGCCAAGAAGTTCGAAAGCTTGCTG GAGCTGGTCGAGTACTACCAGAGCCACTCGCTGAAGGAGAGCTTCAAGCAGCTGGACACAACGCTGAAATACCCCTATAAATCTCGGGAGCGCTCTACCTCCAGGACCTTCACCCGCTCTCCAG TGTTCACCCCACGGGTCATAGGGACGGCGGTGGCACGGTACAACTTCGCGGCGCGGGACATGCGGGAGCTCTCACTGCGAGAGGGCGACGTGGTGAAGATCTACAGCAGGATTGGCGGGGACCAGGGATGGTGGAAGGGGGAAACCAACGGAAGA GTTGGCTGGTTCCCCTCAACGTACGTGGAAGAGGAGGGGGTGCAGTGA